The Hymenobacter baengnokdamensis genome includes a region encoding these proteins:
- a CDS encoding sensor histidine kinase, giving the protein MAQQLPPDPAALSGIIAFQGLPADVLDWLLQAGELRQYADGEILVQAGDPADVMIAVVAGTMQYYRLDNGRREPIFRIEAGYLSGVLPYSRLQVFRGQGVAVGNTKLFLLPRTQFPALEQVSPELVQRLVAVMSDRARDEVRGQERDDKLRALGKLSAGLAHELNNPAAAIARASAALNEALKKKPFLLTNLLAACPPAEAVAALLNYGGLPEAAPVRSALDRADCEDELADWLQAQGCPDGFALAPGLLDAGYTAATLTPLVASLPAPARPPALAWFESHLSALRLTHDIHEASQRISTLVGNVKTYSHMDRAGGRELLVVTSGLDSTLNIFDHALRQKNGKLIRTYSPDLPMVLGEAGQLNQVWTNLLDNAIDALPASGGVLTVQAVKEADGVCVSIIDNGSGIAPEVLAHMYEPFYTTKPAGEGSGLGLDIARRIVQEHGGQLEARSEPGRTELAVWLPGKVA; this is encoded by the coding sequence ATGGCTCAGCAACTTCCTCCCGACCCCGCCGCGCTCAGTGGCATTATTGCGTTTCAGGGCCTGCCCGCCGACGTGCTTGACTGGCTGCTGCAAGCGGGTGAGTTGCGCCAGTATGCCGATGGGGAAATACTGGTGCAGGCCGGCGACCCGGCCGATGTGATGATAGCCGTAGTAGCAGGCACAATGCAATATTACCGCCTCGACAATGGCCGGCGCGAGCCGATTTTTCGTATTGAGGCCGGCTATCTTAGCGGCGTGCTGCCTTATTCGCGGCTACAAGTATTTCGCGGGCAGGGTGTTGCGGTAGGCAACACCAAGCTGTTCTTGCTGCCGCGCACCCAGTTTCCGGCCCTGGAGCAGGTAAGCCCCGAGCTGGTGCAGCGCCTGGTAGCCGTGATGAGCGACCGCGCCCGCGACGAAGTGCGGGGCCAGGAGCGCGACGATAAGCTGCGTGCCCTGGGCAAGCTGTCGGCAGGCCTGGCCCACGAGCTGAACAACCCCGCGGCAGCTATTGCCCGCGCATCGGCTGCCTTGAACGAGGCGCTGAAAAAAAAGCCCTTTTTGCTCACCAACCTGCTGGCGGCCTGCCCGCCCGCCGAAGCCGTAGCCGCTTTGCTGAACTACGGCGGCCTGCCCGAGGCGGCGCCGGTGCGCTCGGCCCTAGACCGGGCCGACTGCGAAGACGAGCTGGCCGATTGGCTGCAAGCTCAGGGCTGCCCCGATGGCTTTGCCCTAGCGCCCGGCCTGCTCGATGCCGGCTACACCGCGGCCACCCTTACCCCGCTGGTGGCGTCGCTGCCCGCGCCGGCGCGCCCGCCCGCCCTGGCCTGGTTCGAAAGCCACCTTTCCGCGCTGCGCCTTACCCACGACATTCATGAGGCCAGCCAGCGCATCAGCACCCTGGTGGGCAATGTTAAAACCTACTCGCACATGGACCGCGCCGGCGGGCGCGAGCTGCTGGTCGTAACCAGCGGCTTAGATAGCACGCTTAATATATTTGACCACGCCCTGCGGCAGAAAAACGGCAAGCTCATCCGTACCTATAGCCCCGATTTGCCGATGGTACTGGGCGAGGCGGGTCAGCTTAATCAGGTGTGGACCAATTTGTTGGATAACGCCATTGATGCCCTGCCCGCGAGTGGTGGCGTACTTACGGTGCAGGCGGTAAAGGAAGCCGATGGCGTTTGCGTCAGCATTATCGACAATGGCAGCGGCATTGCGCCCGAAGTGCTGGCCCATATGTACGAGCCCTTTTACACGACTAAGCCCGCCGGCGAAGGCAGCGGCCTGGGGCTTGATATTGCCCGGCGCATTGTGCAGGAGCACGGCGGCCAGCTGGAAGCCAGGTCGGAGCCAGGCCGTACCGAGCTGGCGGTATGGCTGCCGGGCAAGGTAGCGTAA
- a CDS encoding AAA family ATPase produces MTTVSSTPPALSLTREQVLRALRLVEREGRRLPPSTVYELLYRGRRYPPRAVAELAYRLAQSDPQARWPHPAGQPTNALLEALDFTIAAKRPVLTAGSSHDQGQAAEQQAEDLYTGPATPIKNGASAVAEPTLAYAAPAPAYTRPEALAELFISENELDAALAGLRRRKALLLQGPPGTGKTYLARRLAWLLLGARDEQRIELVQFHPSYGYEDFMLGFRPGAKGQFGLVPGILPLLCQRAAADPERPYFLLIDELNRGNVARIFGELLLLLEPDKRGLAHGLRLPYAPPEAPRFFVPANLYVIGTLNLADRSLAPLDYALRRRFAFVAMQPQFGEALRRIVEKAAIPKTLIDLLTERMAALNQVIATDPELGPDFAVGHSYFCTPPRQPAEASEWLRLIFEQEIGPLLADYWREQPDKAATQLRKLLHDWPLPA; encoded by the coding sequence GTGACCACCGTCTCTTCTACCCCACCAGCCCTCTCTCTCACCCGCGAGCAAGTACTACGCGCCCTGCGGCTGGTAGAGCGCGAAGGCCGTCGCCTGCCCCCGAGCACGGTGTATGAGCTGCTGTATCGGGGCCGCCGCTATCCGCCCCGCGCCGTAGCCGAGCTGGCTTATCGCCTAGCGCAGTCCGACCCGCAGGCGCGCTGGCCTCACCCGGCCGGCCAGCCAACCAATGCGCTGCTCGAAGCTCTCGATTTTACCATTGCCGCCAAGCGCCCTGTTCTTACCGCCGGCTCTTCGCACGACCAGGGCCAGGCCGCTGAGCAACAGGCCGAAGACCTGTACACCGGTCCGGCTACGCCAATCAAAAACGGGGCTTCGGCCGTAGCCGAGCCCACGTTGGCGTACGCTGCACCTGCGCCCGCTTATACCCGGCCGGAGGCGCTGGCCGAGCTATTTATCTCTGAAAATGAGTTGGATGCTGCCCTGGCCGGCCTGCGGCGCCGCAAGGCCTTGCTGTTGCAAGGGCCGCCCGGCACCGGCAAAACCTACCTGGCCCGCCGCCTGGCCTGGTTGCTGCTGGGTGCCCGCGATGAGCAGCGCATTGAGCTGGTGCAGTTTCATCCCAGCTATGGCTACGAAGACTTTATGCTAGGTTTCCGGCCGGGGGCCAAGGGACAGTTCGGGCTGGTGCCGGGCATATTGCCGCTGCTGTGCCAACGTGCGGCTGCCGACCCCGAACGCCCATATTTTTTGCTGATTGATGAGCTCAACCGGGGCAACGTAGCCCGTATTTTCGGCGAGCTGCTTCTGCTGCTGGAACCCGATAAGCGCGGGCTGGCGCATGGCCTGCGCCTACCCTACGCGCCGCCCGAGGCGCCGCGCTTTTTTGTGCCGGCCAATCTTTATGTCATCGGCACGCTCAACCTGGCCGACCGCTCGCTGGCCCCGCTCGACTACGCCCTGCGCCGTCGCTTTGCCTTTGTGGCCATGCAGCCGCAGTTTGGGGAGGCCCTGCGGCGTATAGTAGAAAAAGCAGCTATTCCGAAAACCCTTATCGACTTGCTTACTGAGCGCATGGCCGCTCTCAACCAGGTGATTGCCACCGACCCTGAGCTAGGCCCCGACTTTGCGGTAGGCCACAGCTATTTCTGTACCCCGCCCAGGCAGCCTGCCGAGGCCAGCGAGTGGCTGCGACTGATTTTTGAGCAGGAAATCGGCCCCTTGCTGGCCGACTACTGGCGCGAGCAGCCTGACAAAGCCGCTACTCAGCTGCGTAAGCTGCTGCACGACTGGCCTCTGCCCGCATGA
- a CDS encoding 5-methylcytosine restriction system specificity protein McrC has translation MIPLATLYYLLCYAWQRLPEPAVLQASEAAPFHRPLELLTQMLLHATRQLLRTGLPLAFTTTQQEVSELRGRIELAPTLGRGLLPQGRAVCSYDELSANQPVYQLLAGTLAQLAPHPGLALSLRREVSRVRRRLPASVQPLAPSAALFPALRRQRLASAEAFLLHICELIYDTSLPAPAAGSRGRFTDFRRDERLMARIFEQAVRNFYRREQRRYRVFAETIGWQAEAAHTPDLALLPTMLTDTTLDSPSRKIVLDTKYYAAALRPRYDQQRLIAPHLYQLYAYLQNLQPAPGQQLEGILLYPAGPAPTAVVNVRYTLGGHPVRIVTLNLHEPWPAIAAALLRLIQEE, from the coding sequence ATGATTCCGCTGGCCACCCTCTATTACTTGCTTTGCTACGCCTGGCAGCGCCTGCCCGAGCCGGCCGTGCTGCAAGCCAGCGAGGCGGCGCCCTTTCATCGCCCGCTGGAGCTGCTCACGCAAATGCTGCTGCACGCCACCCGCCAACTGCTGCGCACCGGCCTGCCGCTGGCATTTACGACTACGCAGCAGGAAGTAAGTGAGCTGCGCGGGCGCATCGAGCTGGCTCCGACGCTCGGACGGGGGCTGTTGCCTCAGGGCCGCGCCGTGTGCAGCTACGACGAGCTAAGCGCCAACCAGCCGGTGTACCAGCTGCTCGCCGGCACGCTGGCGCAGCTGGCCCCGCACCCCGGCCTGGCGCTATCGCTGCGCCGCGAGGTGAGCCGGGTACGCCGCCGCCTGCCGGCGAGCGTGCAGCCTCTGGCTCCGTCGGCGGCGCTGTTTCCGGCGTTACGCCGTCAGCGGCTGGCCTCGGCCGAGGCATTTTTACTGCATATCTGCGAGCTGATTTATGATACTTCTCTGCCGGCTCCGGCTGCGGGGAGCCGGGGCCGCTTCACCGATTTTCGCCGCGATGAGCGACTGATGGCCCGCATTTTTGAGCAGGCGGTGCGCAATTTTTACCGCCGCGAGCAGCGCCGCTACCGGGTGTTTGCCGAAACCATCGGGTGGCAGGCCGAAGCGGCCCATACGCCCGACCTGGCCCTGCTGCCCACCATGCTCACCGACACTACGCTGGATAGCCCTAGCCGCAAAATAGTGCTCGATACCAAGTACTACGCCGCCGCGCTCCGCCCACGCTACGACCAGCAGCGGCTTATTGCCCCTCATTTATACCAGCTCTATGCCTATCTGCAAAACCTGCAGCCAGCCCCTGGCCAACAGCTCGAAGGCATACTGCTTTATCCTGCCGGTCCCGCTCCCACAGCAGTAGTCAATGTACGCTACACGCTGGGCGGCCACCCGGTCCGAATTGTTACCCTCAATCTGCACGAGCCCTGGCCCGCCATAGCGGCCGCGCTGCTGCGGCTCATCCAGGAAGAATGA
- a CDS encoding RNA polymerase sigma factor has translation MNMDSTTALAADAHLIRAIQGGDERALSQLYRLHWPMVSHFVLQNSGSEDDARDVYQEGVMVFYEKVREGSLELSCQIKTYLYAVCRRLWLKRLTTKSRLHGVRLLDEEEYGPYLNTGAEDDLQEAEERDRRFATMSEALTHLGEPCRSLLEGFYLLEKSMLDLTAEHGYTNADTAKTQKYKCLARLKKLFFASYKEA, from the coding sequence ATGAACATGGATAGCACTACGGCGCTGGCGGCCGATGCCCACCTCATCCGAGCCATTCAGGGTGGCGATGAGCGGGCCCTTAGTCAGCTCTACCGCTTGCACTGGCCGATGGTGTCGCATTTCGTGCTGCAAAACAGCGGCTCGGAAGACGATGCCCGGGACGTGTATCAGGAAGGCGTGATGGTTTTTTATGAGAAGGTACGCGAGGGCTCGCTGGAGCTGAGCTGCCAGATTAAAACCTACCTCTACGCCGTGTGCCGCCGCCTGTGGCTCAAGCGCCTCACCACCAAGAGCCGGCTGCACGGTGTGCGCCTGCTCGACGAGGAAGAGTACGGCCCTTACCTCAACACCGGGGCCGAAGACGACTTGCAGGAAGCTGAAGAGCGCGACCGGCGCTTTGCCACCATGAGCGAGGCGCTTACTCATCTGGGTGAGCCCTGCCGCTCGCTGCTCGAAGGCTTTTACCTGCTCGAAAAATCGATGCTCGACCTTACGGCGGAGCACGGCTATACCAACGCCGATACCGCCAAAACCCAGAAATACAAGTGCTTAGCACGCTTGAAGAAGTTATTTTTTGCTAGCTATAAAGAAGCTTGA
- a CDS encoding S1C family serine protease, with product MQTEADYYALFEAYQRGELAAGARASLEARLGAEPRLQQLYTEYVELTGTLHAYGERRRTRQTISALHEAMLAAETTPAAEVAAPLTHSVNPMLRISRTERKLREFWGGHRATVGVAASVAVLAVFSTLLGLEWWRAAQVRPSQYGYTVLTREIDKLKKGQRDITAKLGGAPAAAVRENKFSGTGFALTADGYIVTSSHVIQGADSLLVEGRDHQRYHAETVYSDVKHDLAILRIKDDKFDGFGRLPYTFKGGQADIGEKVYTLGYPREDVVYGEGALSARSGFNGDTAFYQVSIPVNPGNSGGPLLDERGNLIGVVSGRQDDAQSAAFATKSSYLVRLVDSLKNRQPVQPYHLPRTNQLTGAARAQQVKRLQDFVFVVKVYE from the coding sequence ATGCAAACCGAAGCCGATTACTACGCCTTATTCGAAGCTTATCAGCGCGGTGAGCTGGCGGCTGGTGCGCGGGCCAGCCTGGAAGCCCGGCTTGGGGCCGAGCCCCGGCTGCAGCAGCTCTACACCGAGTATGTGGAGCTGACGGGCACCCTGCATGCCTACGGCGAGCGCCGCCGCACCCGCCAGACAATCAGCGCCCTGCACGAGGCCATGCTGGCCGCCGAAACTACTCCGGCTGCCGAGGTTGCCGCGCCACTCACGCATTCAGTAAACCCAATGCTGCGCATTTCGCGCACCGAGCGCAAGCTGCGCGAGTTTTGGGGCGGGCACCGCGCCACGGTAGGCGTGGCAGCCTCGGTGGCCGTGCTGGCGGTATTCAGCACGCTGCTGGGGCTGGAGTGGTGGCGCGCTGCCCAAGTGCGGCCCTCACAGTATGGCTACACCGTGCTGACTCGCGAGATTGATAAGCTGAAGAAGGGCCAGCGCGATATCACGGCCAAGCTGGGCGGAGCCCCGGCAGCGGCGGTCAGGGAAAATAAATTCAGCGGCACGGGCTTCGCCCTTACGGCTGATGGCTATATCGTTACCAGCTCGCACGTTATTCAAGGAGCTGACTCATTGCTGGTTGAAGGCCGCGACCACCAGCGCTACCACGCCGAAACGGTGTACTCCGACGTGAAGCACGACCTGGCCATTCTGCGCATCAAGGATGATAAGTTCGATGGCTTTGGCCGTCTACCCTACACCTTCAAGGGCGGCCAGGCAGACATAGGCGAAAAGGTATATACACTGGGCTACCCCCGCGAAGACGTGGTATACGGCGAGGGTGCGCTTAGCGCCCGCTCGGGCTTCAACGGCGACACGGCTTTCTACCAGGTGAGTATTCCGGTAAACCCCGGCAACTCGGGCGGCCCGCTGCTCGACGAGCGCGGCAACCTTATCGGGGTAGTCAGTGGCCGGCAGGATGACGCTCAGAGCGCCGCCTTCGCTACCAAGTCGTCGTACCTGGTGCGCCTCGTCGATTCGCTCAAAAACCGGCAGCCCGTGCAGCCCTACCACCTGCCCCGCACCAACCAGCTGACCGGAGCGGCCCGCGCCCAGCAAGTAAAGCGCTTGCAGGACTTTGTGTTCGTGGTAAAAGTGTACGAATAA
- a CDS encoding DUF1800 domain-containing protein, whose amino-acid sequence MFAAAYEPPSFSPKTFAASRPSFCGRSPDCRPPETVSPFANKKLPARTTSSTLAPYSGAWGPDQAAHLLRRCLFGPTRGEIQAAAASTLALVLDGLLTVPAAPAAPLNVNALDTTVPIGQTWVGQSFDQTLEGARRTSLRDWWLGQQLMQGVSLNEKMTLFWHNHFVIEFSTINSAQYGYEYVRLLRQHALGNIRQLTKAITITPAMLRYLNGNASTASAPNENFARELMELFTLGKGPLIGAGNYTTYTEADVQAAAKVLTGWRDDPATVAGYFTASRHDTSTKQFSSAFGNARITPNGASEYQDLIDLIFLQSSTAAFLVRKLYRWFVYYVIDAQTESDIIQPLATLLVQNNFDVAPVLRALLGSQHFFDVANVGCLIKSPLDFTVGVCRQFELAFPPASSPIAQYGMWEQLYSTAYLQQQPLGDPPNVAGWAAYYQTPQYHELWINAVTLPRRNQATDLFLSTAGYTRNGFTLKADLVAWVQALPAATAQNPNLVIAEFAQLMVPIVLTTNQLDFLKSALLPGLPDFEWTSEWNQYLAAPTNTVKRNTVAGRLSAMARALAGLAEYQLS is encoded by the coding sequence ATGTTCGCCGCTGCTTATGAACCGCCGAGCTTTTCTCCGAAAACATTCGCCGCTTCCAGACCCAGCTTCTGCGGCCGAAGCCCTGATTGCCGCCCCCCCGAAACCGTTAGCCCGTTTGCCAATAAAAAGCTGCCGGCTCGCACTACTTCCTCTACGCTGGCCCCTTATAGCGGGGCCTGGGGCCCGGACCAGGCCGCGCATCTGCTGCGCCGCTGCCTGTTTGGGCCGACGCGGGGCGAAATCCAGGCAGCGGCGGCTTCGACGCTGGCGCTGGTGCTCGATGGCCTCCTGACTGTGCCGGCTGCGCCCGCCGCGCCGCTCAACGTGAATGCGCTCGACACCACTGTACCCATCGGCCAAACCTGGGTGGGGCAGAGCTTCGACCAGACGCTGGAGGGCGCGCGCCGAACGTCGCTGCGCGACTGGTGGCTGGGCCAGCAGCTTATGCAGGGGGTGTCGCTAAACGAGAAGATGACGCTATTCTGGCACAACCACTTCGTTATCGAGTTTAGTACCATCAACAGCGCACAGTATGGCTACGAGTACGTACGCCTGTTGCGGCAGCACGCGCTGGGCAACATCCGGCAGCTTACGAAAGCTATTACCATCACCCCGGCCATGCTGCGCTACCTTAATGGTAACGCCAGCACCGCCAGCGCGCCCAACGAGAACTTCGCCCGCGAGCTAATGGAGCTGTTTACGCTAGGCAAAGGGCCGCTTATTGGCGCCGGCAACTACACCACGTATACCGAAGCCGACGTGCAGGCGGCGGCTAAAGTCCTGACCGGCTGGCGCGACGACCCTGCCACCGTAGCCGGCTATTTTACGGCCAGCCGCCACGATACCAGCACCAAGCAGTTCAGCAGCGCCTTCGGCAACGCCCGCATTACCCCCAACGGCGCCTCAGAGTATCAGGACCTGATTGACTTGATTTTCCTCCAGTCCTCGACGGCCGCGTTCCTGGTACGCAAGCTCTACCGCTGGTTTGTTTATTATGTTATTGATGCGCAGACAGAAAGCGACATCATTCAGCCCCTGGCTACACTGCTGGTGCAGAATAACTTCGACGTTGCTCCGGTGCTGCGGGCGCTGCTCGGCTCGCAGCATTTTTTTGATGTGGCTAACGTGGGCTGCCTGATTAAAAGCCCGCTGGATTTTACCGTCGGGGTATGCCGGCAGTTTGAGCTGGCATTTCCACCAGCTAGTAGTCCGATAGCCCAGTACGGCATGTGGGAGCAGCTGTACTCAACGGCTTACCTGCAACAGCAGCCGCTCGGCGACCCGCCCAACGTAGCGGGCTGGGCTGCCTACTACCAGACGCCGCAGTACCACGAGCTGTGGATAAATGCCGTGACGCTGCCCCGCCGCAACCAGGCCACCGACCTTTTCCTGAGCACCGCTGGCTACACCCGCAATGGCTTTACCCTCAAGGCCGACCTGGTAGCCTGGGTGCAGGCCTTGCCGGCCGCCACAGCCCAGAACCCCAACCTCGTCATTGCCGAGTTTGCCCAGCTCATGGTTCCTATTGTGCTCACGACCAATCAGCTGGATTTTCTGAAAAGTGCGCTTCTGCCTGGCCTGCCCGATTTTGAGTGGACCAGTGAGTGGAACCAGTACCTGGCCGCTCCTACCAATACGGTCAAGCGTAACACCGTGGCGGGCCGGCTTTCGGCCATGGCGCGGGCGCTCGCTGGCCTGGCTGAGTATCAACTATCGTAG
- a CDS encoding DUF1501 domain-containing protein, whose amino-acid sequence MKRRDFLHTTTAATTGVALLSGFPIGAYGYSPELAALTNAATVTDKVLVIVQLQGGNDGLNMIIPVDQYPALMAARPNLALPQNQVLPLTAATGIHPAMATAQQLFQNGQLGVVQSVGYPNPNFSHFRATDIWTSGSSSDVVWTTGWGGRYLDGEFPNYPTGYPSAQNPDPLAVSIGSVVSNCVQGPTVNMGMAIASTTSFYQLLSGGTDAVPPTSAGHELAFIREVVSQTQLYTTTIQAAAAKAKNLSPLYPATGQNTLADQLKIVAQLVAGGLSTRIYVCQLGGFDLHSLQVPATGSTTTGAHATLLGKLADGINAFQDDLRRLGVQDRVIGMTFSEFGRRIKANSGLGTDHGAAAPLIVFGSQANPIVYGPNPQLPANAGVNDNVPMQVDFRSVYTSILKDWFQVTPTTLNQLFGQSFPYVPVIKSNALATVSANPVAGFSVYPNPAVDQATVVFESQGEPVQLVVLDGLGREISRVVDGRTLGRGPQHLPVVVRGLVPGAYHCVVREGSRSSSLVLVVAE is encoded by the coding sequence ATGAAGCGCCGCGACTTTCTTCATACTACTACCGCTGCCACTACGGGCGTAGCCCTGCTCAGCGGCTTTCCTATCGGAGCCTACGGCTACTCGCCCGAGCTGGCAGCCCTTACCAATGCCGCTACGGTTACTGATAAGGTATTGGTAATCGTGCAGCTGCAAGGGGGCAACGACGGGTTGAACATGATTATCCCCGTCGACCAGTACCCGGCCCTCATGGCGGCGCGGCCCAACCTGGCCTTACCCCAAAACCAGGTGCTACCCCTGACAGCCGCGACGGGTATTCACCCGGCGATGGCTACGGCGCAGCAGCTTTTTCAGAATGGCCAGCTGGGTGTGGTGCAAAGCGTGGGCTATCCTAATCCCAACTTTTCACACTTTCGGGCCACTGACATCTGGACGTCGGGCTCCAGCTCCGATGTGGTCTGGACTACCGGCTGGGGCGGGCGCTACCTCGACGGCGAGTTTCCAAACTACCCCACTGGCTACCCCAGCGCGCAGAATCCCGACCCACTGGCTGTGAGCATTGGCTCGGTCGTGAGCAACTGCGTACAGGGCCCCACGGTAAACATGGGCATGGCCATTGCCAGCACCACCAGCTTCTATCAGCTCCTTAGCGGGGGCACGGATGCCGTGCCCCCAACCTCGGCCGGCCACGAGCTGGCATTTATCCGCGAGGTAGTGAGCCAGACGCAACTGTACACTACTACCATTCAGGCCGCGGCCGCCAAAGCCAAAAACCTATCGCCACTCTACCCGGCTACCGGCCAGAATACGCTTGCCGACCAGCTTAAAATAGTGGCGCAGCTCGTAGCCGGTGGCCTTAGCACCCGCATTTATGTGTGCCAGCTCGGCGGCTTCGACCTTCACTCGCTACAGGTGCCGGCCACGGGCAGCACCACTACCGGCGCGCACGCCACGCTGCTGGGCAAGCTGGCCGATGGCATTAATGCCTTCCAGGACGACCTGCGGCGGCTGGGCGTGCAAGACCGGGTAATCGGGATGACTTTTTCAGAGTTTGGCCGGCGCATCAAGGCTAATTCGGGGCTGGGTACCGACCACGGCGCGGCGGCGCCGCTCATTGTGTTTGGCTCGCAGGCCAATCCCATCGTGTATGGCCCCAATCCGCAGCTACCCGCCAACGCCGGTGTCAACGACAACGTGCCCATGCAGGTCGACTTCCGTAGCGTGTACACCAGTATTCTCAAAGACTGGTTTCAGGTAACGCCCACTACGCTCAACCAACTGTTTGGTCAGAGCTTTCCCTACGTGCCGGTTATCAAGTCAAATGCCCTGGCCACAGTCAGTGCTAATCCGGTGGCGGGTTTCAGTGTGTATCCCAACCCGGCCGTCGACCAGGCTACCGTCGTTTTCGAGAGCCAGGGCGAGCCGGTGCAGTTGGTAGTGCTCGACGGCCTGGGCCGCGAGATAAGCCGCGTGGTTGATGGCCGTACGCTGGGCCGCGGGCCTCAGCACCTGCCGGTAGTAGTGCGCGGCCTGGTTCCCGGCGCTTATCATTGCGTAGTGCGCGAGGGCAGCCGCAGCAGCTCGCTGGTGCTGGTAGTGGCAGAATAA
- a CDS encoding septal ring lytic transglycosylase RlpA family protein: protein MTLTRPTFLSTSFLLHCLCWLVLGAGLVLPAAARTHRVHALHHRHLRRHIYISRMLPTIIPIAREGFTTVLRGRASWYSRRFQGRRTTSGERYNRHEYTCAHKTLPFGTRLRVTNLNTGASVVVRVTDRGPFRHQRIMDLSEVAARPLGIVEAGAVTVVAEIVSAATPLGVAETPDNLAALRGSDPHPEAPFTAYQLAQPAAAAPAALAASAAPTTEAASASQPAPHFVVQAGTFADAANARAVQAHILSLDQTLPAQVVTEVIDGRTLSRVIIGQLDSWLAAETVRRNLQLWGVAGLVRQVSSPVNDVTAATGSSIASAAPVAVTALQH from the coding sequence ATGACGCTTACGCGACCAACCTTTCTCTCTACCTCTTTTCTGCTACACTGCCTTTGCTGGCTGGTGCTGGGGGCTGGACTGGTATTGCCGGCAGCCGCCCGTACGCACCGCGTGCATGCCCTGCATCATCGTCACCTGCGTCGTCACATCTACATTTCCCGGATGTTGCCGACCATCATTCCTATTGCCCGTGAGGGCTTTACGACCGTATTACGGGGCCGGGCCTCGTGGTATAGCCGGCGCTTTCAGGGGCGGCGCACCACCAGCGGCGAGCGCTACAATCGCCACGAGTACACCTGCGCTCACAAAACCCTGCCTTTTGGCACCCGTTTGCGGGTAACCAACCTGAATACCGGGGCGTCGGTCGTGGTACGCGTTACCGACCGCGGGCCTTTCCGCCACCAGCGGATTATGGACTTATCAGAAGTAGCGGCCCGGCCGCTGGGTATTGTAGAGGCTGGCGCGGTTACCGTAGTGGCTGAGATAGTGTCGGCCGCCACGCCGCTGGGCGTGGCCGAAACGCCCGATAACCTGGCTGCGCTGCGCGGCAGCGACCCGCACCCGGAAGCCCCGTTCACTGCCTACCAGCTCGCGCAGCCGGCAGCCGCAGCCCCTGCCGCGCTGGCTGCCAGCGCCGCGCCAACTACCGAAGCAGCCTCCGCTAGCCAGCCGGCCCCCCACTTTGTAGTGCAGGCCGGCACGTTTGCCGACGCGGCCAATGCCCGTGCGGTGCAAGCCCATATCTTGTCGCTCGACCAGACCCTACCGGCCCAGGTAGTAACCGAGGTAATTGACGGTCGCACGCTCAGCCGGGTTATCATTGGCCAGCTCGACAGCTGGCTGGCTGCCGAAACCGTGCGCCGCAACCTCCAGCTGTGGGGCGTTGCCGGGCTCGTACGCCAGGTATCATCGCCGGTTAACGACGTTACTGCTGCTACGGGTAGTTCTATCGCCAGCGCTGCTCCGGTTGCCGTTACGGCGCTCCAACACTAA
- a CDS encoding DUF72 domain-containing protein has product MDFGRLPDLRYVDFRLPPSHPDTTLVLARAQAEPPATRRLYVGCPIWTNKEWLGSYFPLGAKEPDFLRYYAQQFNSIELNTTHYRIPDAATVRRWREAVGPDFKFCPKVPRSISHERELYNTDALTLTFTRAMQELGDNLGTCFLQLPPHFGPELLPRLERFLLDWPTEVPLAVELRHPRWFSDLALADSVFATLEALGKTLVMTDVAGRRDVLRQRLTTPTALLRFNGHGLIPSDYSRADAWAECLAAWYAQGLRTAYVFIHQKDVRHAPSWAQHFLARMHELTGLAVAPPKLIPQQVQGSLF; this is encoded by the coding sequence ATGGATTTTGGCCGCCTGCCCGACCTTCGCTACGTTGACTTTCGCCTTCCCCCTTCCCACCCCGACACGACGCTGGTGCTGGCGCGGGCCCAAGCGGAGCCGCCCGCTACCCGCAGACTTTACGTAGGCTGTCCCATCTGGACCAATAAGGAGTGGCTGGGCTCCTACTTTCCGCTAGGCGCTAAAGAGCCTGACTTTCTGCGCTACTATGCCCAGCAGTTCAACTCCATTGAGCTGAACACCACCCACTATCGCATCCCGGATGCGGCCACCGTGCGGCGCTGGCGCGAGGCAGTAGGACCCGATTTTAAGTTTTGTCCTAAGGTGCCGCGCAGCATCAGCCACGAGCGCGAGCTATACAATACCGACGCGCTCACGCTCACGTTTACCCGCGCCATGCAGGAGCTGGGCGACAACCTGGGTACCTGCTTTCTACAGCTGCCACCCCATTTTGGCCCCGAGCTGCTGCCACGCCTGGAGCGCTTTCTGCTCGACTGGCCCACCGAAGTGCCCTTGGCGGTAGAGCTGCGCCACCCGCGCTGGTTTTCGGACCTGGCCCTGGCCGACTCCGTATTTGCGACGCTGGAAGCGTTGGGCAAGACGCTGGTTATGACCGATGTGGCTGGCCGTCGTGACGTGCTGCGTCAGCGCCTCACTACTCCCACAGCCTTGCTTCGCTTCAACGGGCACGGGCTGATACCCAGCGATTACAGCCGCGCCGACGCCTGGGCCGAGTGCCTGGCTGCGTGGTACGCGCAAGGGTTACGCACGGCCTATGTTTTTATCCATCAAAAAGATGTGCGCCACGCTCCTAGCTGGGCGCAGCACTTTCTGGCCCGTATGCACGAGCTAACCGGCCTTGCGGTAGCGCCGCCCAAGCTTATTCCGCAACAGGTGCAGGGCAGTCTGTTTTGA